One genomic segment of Terriglobia bacterium includes these proteins:
- a CDS encoding sigma-54 dependent transcriptional regulator, whose translation MTTDKHILIVDDDAAAREMLSIMVQEWGYRPLEAKDGEDALKKMEKDPVSVVVTDVIMPKLGGLELLRRLKVTNSSTKLILITAEGTIDLGVEAMKLGAVDFLTKPIDFKKLKILLDNLCEEEAEMVELDDLDKLLRSGGSFFGLIGRSPAIKSIVGLIRDVASKDAAVLITGESGTGKEVVANAIHQASPRALEPYIAINASAIPETLIESEIFGHERGAFTGAQDRRPGCFELATKGTLFLDEIAEMPLNLQPKLLRVLEEGSVRRLGGRESIPIDVRIIAATNHRPDEAIREGTLRKDLFYRLSTVQVELPPLAQRKEDIPLLVRHFIEMYDQKHQVKIKSISRRTKQIFMSYSWPGNVRELRNVIERAVIVAKSEWIEPQDLPPYLTQITAEQEQLITIKPGTTFSDAEKEIILRTLKAVDNNKAEAARVLGVDVKTIRNKLKAYGIADLESAG comes from the coding sequence GTGGGGTTACAGGCCACTGGAGGCCAAAGATGGCGAGGACGCCCTAAAGAAGATGGAGAAGGACCCGGTCTCGGTCGTGGTGACCGATGTGATCATGCCCAAGCTTGGGGGACTCGAACTCCTTCGACGGTTGAAGGTCACCAACTCCAGTACCAAGCTCATCCTGATTACGGCGGAGGGGACCATCGATCTGGGCGTGGAAGCGATGAAACTGGGCGCGGTCGACTTTCTCACAAAGCCCATCGATTTCAAGAAGCTGAAGATCCTTCTCGATAATCTTTGCGAAGAGGAAGCCGAAATGGTAGAGCTTGACGATCTCGACAAGCTTTTGCGTTCAGGCGGGTCCTTTTTCGGTTTGATCGGACGAAGCCCGGCGATCAAGTCAATTGTCGGCCTAATCCGCGACGTGGCCAGCAAGGATGCGGCTGTCTTGATTACGGGGGAGAGCGGCACGGGGAAGGAAGTGGTCGCGAATGCCATTCATCAGGCGAGCCCACGTGCCTTGGAACCCTATATCGCCATCAATGCGTCTGCAATACCCGAAACGCTTATCGAGAGTGAGATTTTCGGGCACGAACGGGGCGCATTTACGGGAGCTCAAGATCGACGTCCGGGGTGTTTTGAGCTCGCCACGAAGGGAACGCTGTTCCTCGATGAGATTGCCGAGATGCCTCTGAATCTCCAGCCCAAACTGCTCCGTGTCCTGGAAGAGGGGAGCGTTCGACGACTGGGCGGTCGTGAATCCATACCCATTGACGTGAGGATCATTGCAGCGACCAATCATCGGCCCGACGAAGCTATCCGGGAAGGGACGTTGCGGAAAGATTTGTTTTACAGGCTGAGCACCGTTCAGGTGGAACTGCCTCCCCTGGCGCAGAGGAAGGAAGACATCCCACTCCTGGTGCGTCATTTCATCGAGATGTATGACCAGAAGCACCAGGTCAAGATCAAGTCGATTTCCAGGCGAACCAAACAGATTTTCATGAGTTATTCATGGCCTGGAAATGTTCGCGAATTGCGAAATGTCATCGAGCGCGCCGTCATTGTGGCTAAGTCGGAATGGATCGAGCCTCAAGACCTGCCCCCGTATTTGACCCAGATCACGGCGGAGCAGGAACAGTTGATTACGATCAAGCCGGGCACCACCTTTTCTGATGCAGAAAAGGAGATTATCCTGAGGACTCTCAAGGCTGTGGATAACAACAAAGCGGAGGCAGCACGGGTCTTGGGTGTGGATGTCAAGACGATCCGAAACAAGCTGAAGGCTTATGGAATCGCTGATCTTGAGTCCGCAGGGTGA
- a CDS encoding HAMP domain-containing protein, protein MKIRTQITLGYFGLVALMVAVAIYFMVEIRWLNRTNRDLSNIDFHARTEEQEQGRLLEDIFISDQKFLVTQDPDYLDRMINSEKQFTSSFEHLRRLLVSPEEQAKAQEIEKTYSEYNQVFNRRMGSEGAVSTEDLILLDNRKFDLTQSLKRQYSELEQSTVDVMQKRLLYSEGVRRRARQIAWIAGSFSIILAVGLSLFLARKISRPLLKLIAGTRLIATGKFRTLIHLNRRDEFGELAQAFNSMAKQLGELDELKRGFVSHVSHELRSPLASMLATNDLLLSEAIGSLNDKQKRLLTISREKSDMLSRRINDLLDLSRIEAGAMEYQLEPSDVSAILKSAIESASPLLREKNLCIVTECDMENSRATIDSRRIVQVVENLLSNAIKFSRENTTIRAGCHRTTGQQLAPVFNAWNGNDPASSLCDPQGEYMVISVEDKGIGIPPGETRRIFERFYQAGHGNEVSKTGTGLGLAICQSIIEAHNGVIWVESELGQGSRFQFALPTSLPQGVRKSSQIV, encoded by the coding sequence ATGAAAATCCGAACGCAGATTACGCTGGGGTATTTCGGCTTAGTTGCGCTGATGGTCGCGGTCGCGATCTATTTCATGGTGGAAATCCGTTGGCTGAACCGAACGAACCGCGATTTATCGAATATCGATTTCCACGCTCGCACTGAGGAGCAGGAACAAGGGCGACTCCTTGAAGACATCTTCATTTCGGATCAAAAGTTCCTGGTGACGCAGGATCCGGACTATTTGGACCGGATGATCAATTCGGAGAAACAGTTCACTTCGAGTTTTGAACATCTGCGGCGGCTCCTGGTCAGTCCGGAGGAACAGGCAAAGGCGCAGGAGATTGAAAAGACCTACTCTGAATACAATCAGGTTTTCAATCGGCGAATGGGCTCCGAAGGCGCCGTTTCCACGGAAGATCTGATCTTGCTTGACAACCGGAAATTCGATCTGACTCAGAGTCTGAAGCGCCAGTACTCGGAACTGGAGCAATCCACCGTCGATGTGATGCAGAAGCGCCTGTTGTATTCTGAAGGCGTCCGGCGGCGGGCTCGGCAGATAGCATGGATTGCCGGATCTTTTTCAATTATCCTCGCGGTGGGGCTGAGTCTGTTTCTGGCCCGAAAGATCTCCCGCCCCCTGTTGAAGCTGATCGCGGGAACGCGGTTGATCGCGACCGGGAAGTTCAGAACCCTGATTCATCTCAACCGGCGAGATGAATTTGGGGAACTGGCCCAGGCCTTCAATTCCATGGCCAAGCAACTGGGCGAGCTCGACGAACTGAAGAGGGGTTTTGTGTCTCATGTCTCCCATGAGCTTAGATCTCCCCTGGCCTCCATGCTGGCCACGAATGATCTGCTGTTGAGCGAGGCCATCGGATCGTTGAACGACAAGCAGAAACGTCTTCTGACGATCAGCCGGGAAAAATCAGACATGCTGTCCCGGAGAATTAACGATTTGCTGGATCTGTCGCGGATTGAGGCAGGGGCCATGGAATATCAGCTCGAGCCTTCCGACGTTTCGGCCATCCTCAAATCGGCGATCGAGAGCGCATCCCCGCTGCTGCGGGAGAAGAACCTTTGCATCGTGACGGAATGTGATATGGAAAACTCCCGGGCCACCATTGACTCCCGTCGAATCGTCCAGGTTGTGGAGAATCTGCTGAGCAATGCCATCAAGTTCTCACGCGAGAACACCACAATCCGGGCGGGGTGCCACCGGACGACAGGGCAACAGCTCGCCCCAGTCTTCAATGCCTGGAACGGCAACGATCCCGCCTCATCTCTGTGCGATCCTCAAGGGGAATACATGGTAATCAGTGTCGAGGACAAGGGAATTGGAATTCCCCCCGGGGAGACCCGCAGGATCTTTGAGAGGTTTTATCAAGCCGGCCACGGGAATGAAGTTTCGAAGACCGGGACTGGACTGGGCCTGGCCATCTGTCAGAGCATTATCGAGGCCCACAACGGCGTCATCTGGGTGGAAAGCGAATTGGGGCAGGGAAGCCGATTTCAATTTGCACTGCCAACCTCGCTGCCGCAGGGAGTAAGGAAGTCGAGTCAAATTGTGTGA